Proteins encoded by one window of Dryocola sp. LX212:
- a CDS encoding YeiH family protein, producing the protein MTAHTVPAPRHTLWHFLPGLALTGVITAFALWMGNIPSVAGLGLGALTLAILCGMVIGNTLYPKIWQQCDGGVLFAKQHLLRLGIILYGFRLTFSQIADVGASGIIIDILTLTSTFTLACWLGQKVFGLDKQTSWLIGAGSSICGAAAILATEPVVKAEASKVTVAVATVVIFGTLAIFLYPMIYPFVTQWFTPETFGIYTGSTMHEVAQVVAAGHAISPETENAAVIAKMLRVMMLAPFLIFLAARVKQLAPAGAAQASKITIPWFAVLFIVVAMFNSFHLLPVSLVNALVTLDTFLLAMAMAALGLTTHIGALKKAGVRPLLMALVLFIWLIVGGAAINLGIHHLMA; encoded by the coding sequence ATGACTGCACACACTGTTCCCGCACCGCGTCACACTCTGTGGCATTTCCTGCCAGGGCTGGCGCTGACTGGTGTTATTACCGCGTTTGCGCTGTGGATGGGCAATATCCCATCTGTTGCCGGGCTGGGGCTGGGCGCGCTGACGCTCGCTATTTTATGCGGTATGGTCATCGGCAATACCCTGTACCCAAAAATCTGGCAGCAGTGCGACGGCGGCGTGCTGTTCGCCAAGCAGCACCTGCTGCGCCTGGGGATTATTCTTTATGGCTTCCGCCTGACGTTTTCGCAAATCGCCGACGTCGGCGCCAGCGGTATCATCATCGACATTCTGACCCTAACCAGCACCTTTACCCTCGCCTGCTGGCTTGGACAGAAGGTGTTTGGGCTGGATAAACAAACCAGCTGGCTGATTGGTGCGGGCAGCAGCATCTGCGGTGCGGCAGCGATTCTGGCCACCGAACCCGTAGTCAAAGCCGAGGCCAGCAAAGTCACCGTGGCCGTAGCGACCGTCGTTATCTTCGGCACGCTGGCAATATTCCTGTACCCAATGATTTATCCGTTTGTCACCCAGTGGTTTACGCCTGAAACCTTCGGGATTTACACCGGATCGACCATGCATGAAGTTGCGCAGGTTGTTGCGGCGGGCCACGCCATCAGCCCGGAAACGGAGAACGCGGCGGTGATCGCCAAAATGCTGCGCGTCATGATGCTGGCACCGTTCCTGATTTTCCTTGCGGCTCGCGTTAAGCAACTTGCTCCGGCTGGTGCAGCACAGGCGAGCAAAATCACCATCCCGTGGTTTGCCGTTCTGTTCATTGTGGTCGCCATGTTTAACTCTTTCCACCTGCTTCCCGTAAGCCTTGTGAACGCGCTGGTTACCCTTGATACCTTCCTGCTGGCGATGGCGATGGCGGCGCTGGGCCTGACTACCCACATTGGCGCACTGAAGAAAGCCGGGGTGCGTCCTCTGCTGATGGCACTGGTGCTGTTCATCTGGCTGATCGTCGGCGGCGCGGCCATTAACCTGGGCATCCACCATTTAATGGCCTGA
- the nfo gene encoding deoxyribonuclease IV, producing MKFIGAHVSASGGLENAAIRAHELDATAFALFTKNQRQWRAAPLTDEVISNFRRACEKYNYGPGQILPHDSYLINLGHPVEEALEKSREAFLDEMQRCEQLGLTLLNFHPGSHLKQIPEEECLAKIAQSINIALDKTKDVVAVIENTAGQGSNLGFRFEHLAAIIDGVEDKSRVGVCIDTCHAFAAGYDLRTEEDCEKTFSEFERIVGFQYLRGMHLNDAKSEFGSRVDRHNSLGEGNIGHTPFAWLMRDSRFDGIPLILETTNPDIWAEEIAWLKAQQHEAAVA from the coding sequence ATGAAGTTTATTGGAGCGCACGTCAGCGCCTCGGGCGGATTAGAAAACGCCGCCATTCGCGCCCACGAACTGGACGCTACCGCTTTTGCCCTGTTTACCAAAAACCAGCGTCAATGGCGGGCCGCACCGCTCACCGATGAAGTCATCAGCAACTTCAGGCGCGCCTGCGAAAAGTACAACTACGGGCCGGGCCAGATCCTGCCTCACGACAGCTATCTGATTAACCTGGGCCATCCGGTTGAAGAGGCGCTGGAAAAATCCCGCGAGGCCTTTCTGGATGAGATGCAGCGCTGCGAACAGCTCGGGCTGACGCTGCTGAACTTCCATCCCGGCAGCCACCTGAAGCAAATTCCTGAAGAAGAGTGCCTGGCGAAAATCGCCCAGTCCATCAACATCGCGCTGGATAAAACCAAAGACGTGGTGGCGGTTATCGAAAACACCGCGGGCCAGGGCAGCAATCTGGGCTTCCGCTTTGAGCATCTGGCGGCGATTATCGACGGCGTGGAGGACAAATCCCGCGTTGGCGTCTGCATTGACACCTGCCACGCGTTCGCGGCGGGCTACGATCTGCGGACCGAAGAGGACTGCGAGAAAACGTTCAGCGAATTCGAGCGCATCGTCGGCTTCCAGTATTTACGCGGCATGCACCTGAACGACGCCAAAAGCGAATTCGGCAGCCGGGTTGACCGCCACAACAGTCTGGGAGAAGGCAATATCGGTCATACGCCTTTTGCCTGGCTAATGCGCGACAGCCGCTTCGACGGCATCCCGCTGATTCTGGAAACGACCAATCCGGATATCTGGGCCGAAGAGATCGCCTGGCTGAAAGCCCAGCAGCATGAAGCTGCGGTGGCGTAA
- a CDS encoding sugar phosphate isomerase/epimerase family protein — translation MQRSIATVCLAGTLPEKLHAIARAGFSGVEIFEPDLQAWQGSARDIAKLASSLGLQILLYQPFRNFEGVPDAKLAENLERARRTFDTMNQLGCEKLLLCSNVDEQCDASRDKQIHDLGKIAELACQHGVKVGYEALAWGRHVNRYQQSWDRVKAVNSASLGLVLDSFHVLALGDELNLINIPLEKIFFVQLADAPRKDLDVLEWSRHYRCVPGMGDLPVLEFARTLVDKGYRGPWSLEIFNDEYQLAEPGRVAKAGFESLRWLEENLSERLVKFA, via the coding sequence ATGCAGCGTTCAATAGCCACCGTTTGTCTTGCCGGTACGTTACCTGAAAAACTCCACGCGATAGCCCGTGCGGGCTTTAGCGGCGTGGAAATCTTTGAGCCGGATCTCCAGGCCTGGCAGGGAAGCGCACGTGACATTGCGAAGCTCGCCAGCAGTCTGGGATTACAGATCCTGCTGTACCAGCCGTTTCGTAACTTCGAGGGAGTGCCGGATGCGAAGCTGGCGGAAAACCTCGAGCGGGCGCGCAGAACATTCGACACGATGAATCAGCTGGGCTGCGAAAAGCTATTACTGTGCAGCAACGTAGATGAGCAGTGTGACGCGAGCCGGGATAAGCAGATACACGACCTGGGAAAAATAGCCGAACTGGCCTGCCAGCACGGTGTGAAAGTGGGCTATGAGGCGCTGGCCTGGGGCAGGCATGTCAACCGATATCAGCAGTCGTGGGACCGTGTCAAAGCCGTTAATAGCGCATCGCTGGGACTGGTGCTGGACAGCTTCCACGTGCTGGCGCTGGGGGATGAACTCAACCTGATAAACATACCGCTGGAGAAGATCTTTTTTGTGCAGTTAGCGGATGCACCGCGCAAGGATCTGGACGTGCTGGAATGGAGCCGTCACTACCGCTGCGTGCCGGGCATGGGCGATCTGCCCGTGCTGGAGTTTGCCAGAACGCTGGTGGACAAAGGTTATCGCGGGCCATGGTCGCTGGAGATTTTTAACGATGAGTATCAGCTGGCAGAGCCGGGCAGGGTTGCAAAAGCAGGGTTTGAGTCGCTGCGGTGGCTGGAAGAGAATTTAAGCGAGCGGTTAGTGAAGTTTGCCTGA